Proteins encoded by one window of Pelmatolapia mariae isolate MD_Pm_ZW linkage group LG14, Pm_UMD_F_2, whole genome shotgun sequence:
- the LOC134640581 gene encoding alpha-(1,3)-fucosyltransferase 4-like, with amino-acid sequence MGIGDLWRSEGRPSIAAHGADGRSGLFPRKNRCVRVFTGVCSSVCVATVVFLLLVGVCLLYLPDALAPDPLVSLPGENSPVTLLIWTHPFGQYRELPDCLELFQIDGCTLTDDALRYPQADAVIIHHREIATGYADLPPEPRPPAQKWIWMNFESPTHTRGLWLLGGVFNLTMSYRTDSDIFLPYGYLVPRARTERALQKSFAQPLRGSYSSKLLRSRFVAWVISNWSESQARVTFYHQLRQYIQIDVFGRAGSPLPTGSVVPLVKRYLFYLALENSQHTDYITEKLWNAVLAGAVPVVLGPSRQNYERFLPPEAFIHVDDFPSVEELAQYLLMLRRSPAQMRRHLDWRRSYGVRQPTFFNEHYCTACRAVRKTRGRTNVVRGLTRWFHS; translated from the coding sequence ATGGGAATTGGGGATCTCTGGAGATCAGAGGGCCGCCCCTCAATCGCAGCTCACGGAGCAGACGGGCGCTCAGGGTTATTCCCGCGGAAAAACCGCTGCGTGCGTGTTTTCACAGGGGTCTGCTCCTCTGTGTGCGTGGCCACCGTGGTTTTCCTGTTACTCGTGGGAGTCTGCCTGCTCTACCTGCCGGATGCATTAGCGCCTGACCCGCTGGTTTCTCTCCCTGGGGAGAACAGCCCGGTGACGCTGCTGATATGGACGCATCCATTCGGTCAGTATCGAGAACTTCCGGACTGCCTCGAGCTGTTTCAGATAGACGGCTGCACGCTCACGGACGACGCGCTCAGGTACCCACAGGCTGACGCCGTGATAATTCACCACCGGGAGATTGCCACTGGCTACGCCGATCTCCCACCAGAACCGCGGCCACCTGCGCAAAAGTGGATATGGATGAACTTCGAGTCTCCCACGCACACGCGTGGACTCTGGCTTTTAGGGGGTGTTTTCAACCTCACGATGAGCTACCGGACAGACTCGGACATTTTCCTACCCTATGGGTATCTGGTCCCCCGCGCGCGCACAGAGAGGGCTCTCCAGAAGAGCTTTGCGCAGCCGCTTCGCGGATCTTACAGCTCCAAACTCCTGCGGTCACGCTTCGTGGCCTGGGTAATCAGCAACTGGTCGGAGTCCCAGGCGCGCGTGACCTTCTACCACCAGCTGCGCCAATACATCCAGATCGATGTGTTCGGGCGCGCGGGCTCGCCGTTACCGACAGGCAGCGTGGTGCCGCTCGTCAAGCGGTACCTGTTCTACCTGGCGCTGGAGAACTCCCAGCACACCGACTACATCACGGAGAAGCTGTGGAACGCCGTGCTGGCCGGTGCCGTCCCCGTGGTGCTGGGTCCATCCAGGCAGAACTATGAGCGTTTCCTGCCCCCCGAGGCCTTCATCCACGTGGACGACTTCCCCTCAGTGGAAGAGCTGGCCCAATACCTGCTGATGCTGAGGCGGAGCCCGGCTCAGATGAGACGGCACCTGGACTGGAGGAGGAGCTACGGCGTACGCCAGCCGACCTTCTTCAACGAGCACTACTGCACGGCCTGCAGGGCGGTGAGGAAGACCAGAGGCAGGACTAATGTGGTCAGAGGCCTGACACGTTGGTTCCACTCGTGA